From Synechococcus sp. A10-1-5-1, a single genomic window includes:
- a CDS encoding alpha/beta hydrolase, with amino-acid sequence MNPRSEAGPMRPRANEAAIQVQQHSLRSRLGLVVLVLAVGLGVSWFGVGHVLLALRSIFDWTDISLLLRWSGLLLLVLIPTAGIYSLVTQFAFWEGWLDGLPEPTVLFPETPAAKEHRCFVVYLDGIHQLERDHPPRVSAFLQLLDQQLNGSTRLVKGLEAYTVLPVALAQDLGSAWFWRRLFALQEEHPNGWIQLLAAVLVQANNVIKVGISSDHRYGPIMNYELSLKIALRLGEVGFRPDQGQRVVLVGYSGGAEMAMGVAEYLRRICRAPVSIVSFCGVFSGNQLLNQLSKITMIVGSRDPVAAFGRIAYPGRSPLLPLSNWNRALKCSCIERREIDGMNHNGLKGPFAELHRQDVVQQIVLAIESEEEGLLG; translated from the coding sequence ATGAACCCCAGGTCCGAGGCCGGTCCCATGCGCCCTAGGGCCAATGAAGCCGCAATTCAGGTGCAGCAGCACAGTCTGCGCTCCAGGCTCGGACTTGTCGTCTTGGTGTTGGCCGTTGGCCTGGGGGTGAGTTGGTTTGGTGTGGGCCATGTCCTTTTGGCCCTGCGATCGATCTTTGACTGGACGGACATCAGCCTGCTGTTGCGCTGGTCTGGCCTGTTGCTCTTGGTGTTAATCCCGACGGCTGGGATCTATTCGCTGGTCACGCAATTTGCCTTTTGGGAGGGCTGGTTGGATGGACTCCCTGAACCAACGGTCCTTTTCCCCGAGACTCCTGCAGCGAAGGAGCACCGCTGCTTTGTGGTCTACCTCGATGGGATCCACCAGTTGGAGCGGGATCATCCGCCAAGGGTCTCAGCCTTTCTTCAACTCCTGGATCAGCAGCTCAATGGCTCCACCCGACTGGTGAAGGGGTTAGAGGCCTACACCGTTCTGCCCGTGGCCCTTGCCCAAGACCTCGGTAGTGCCTGGTTCTGGCGCCGATTGTTTGCGTTGCAAGAAGAGCATCCCAACGGCTGGATCCAGTTGCTGGCCGCTGTCTTGGTTCAAGCCAACAACGTCATCAAGGTTGGGATTTCATCGGATCATCGCTACGGCCCGATCATGAACTACGAGCTCTCCCTCAAGATTGCGTTGCGCTTGGGAGAGGTCGGCTTCAGGCCGGATCAGGGCCAACGGGTCGTTCTTGTGGGATATAGCGGTGGAGCAGAGATGGCGATGGGGGTGGCGGAGTACCTGCGTCGCATTTGCCGGGCACCGGTGAGCATCGTCAGCTTCTGTGGCGTGTTCAGTGGCAACCAACTGTTGAACCAGCTTTCGAAAATCACGATGATTGTTGGCAGTCGTGACCCAGTGGCGGCCTTTGGTCGCATTGCCTATCCGGGGCGATCGCCGTTGCTTCCCCTCTCCAATTGGAATCGAGCGCTGAAGTGCTCCTGCATCGAACGGCGCGAGATTGACGGGATGAACCACAATGGTCTGAAGGGACCGTTTGCCGAATTGCATCGGCAGGATGTCGTCCAGCAGATCGTTCTGGCGATTGAGTCAGAGGAGGAGGGCCTGCTGGGCTAA
- a CDS encoding M3 family metallopeptidase, whose protein sequence is MTVSSAATATTRPEILRGEGLPNFEAITPEAVSEHIPGLMQSLDSELGALEEALSQKLDQDLALSWNDVIAPLQRLGERLRWSWGVVSHLNGVCNSPELRDAHASQQAAVVQFGNRAGQSQVIYRALKQLQERRSELDGTQQRILDAELRDMQLRGVGLSGATKEAFNATSQTLAELSTRFGNHVLDATNNWTLRLTEADQVIGLPASLLEQLAQSARQAGDQSASAEEGPWLMGLDMPRYVPFMKYSRRRDLREQVYKAHISRASGQNGSDLNNWPLIEEILTLRRQQAERLGFANWAELSIASKMADSEQSVEALLEDLRSAAYPIAQRELQALAACAQAHGASEAAELQAWDISYWSEILRQESFELDSEALRPWFPLPQVLDGLFALSERLFGISIEAADGDAPIWHPDVRFFRILEQGEAIAGFYLDPYSRPGTKRGGAWMDECLVRSKRDDGSSVLPVAYLICNQSAPVGDTPSLMTFDEVETLFHEFGHGLQHMLTSVEHPQAAGINGVEWDAVELPSQFMENWCYDRATLMGMARHWKTGEPLPEAEYTKLLSARTFMGGSATLRQVHFALVDLRLHSQWQPHSGVSPEALRREIATTTSVLTPIDEDAFLCAFGHIFAGGYAAGYYSYKWAEVLSADAFGAFEEVGLENEEQIRETGRRFRNTVLSLGGSLDPKQVFECFRGRQPRSDALIRHSGLVAV, encoded by the coding sequence ATGACTGTAAGCAGCGCCGCCACCGCCACCACTCGGCCGGAGATCCTCCGCGGCGAGGGGCTGCCGAACTTCGAGGCCATCACTCCCGAGGCTGTCAGCGAACACATCCCCGGACTGATGCAGTCCCTGGACTCTGAGCTGGGAGCACTGGAGGAAGCCCTAAGCCAGAAGCTGGATCAGGACCTGGCACTCAGCTGGAACGACGTCATCGCTCCCCTCCAGCGACTCGGTGAACGGTTGCGTTGGAGCTGGGGTGTGGTCAGTCACCTGAATGGGGTCTGCAACAGCCCTGAACTGCGCGATGCCCATGCCAGCCAGCAGGCGGCGGTTGTTCAATTCGGCAACCGCGCTGGCCAAAGCCAGGTGATCTATCGGGCCCTCAAGCAGCTGCAGGAACGGCGATCAGAACTCGATGGCACGCAACAACGAATTCTGGACGCAGAACTGCGGGACATGCAGCTGCGTGGTGTCGGTCTAAGTGGAGCCACTAAAGAGGCCTTTAACGCCACCAGTCAGACCTTGGCTGAGCTCTCGACCCGCTTCGGTAACCACGTTCTGGATGCCACCAACAACTGGACCCTGCGCCTAACCGAAGCCGACCAGGTCATAGGACTACCGGCGAGCCTGCTGGAGCAGCTAGCCCAATCGGCCCGCCAGGCCGGTGATCAGAGCGCCAGCGCCGAGGAGGGTCCATGGCTCATGGGGCTCGACATGCCTCGCTATGTCCCGTTCATGAAATACAGCCGCAGGCGTGACCTGCGGGAGCAGGTCTACAAGGCCCACATCAGCAGGGCATCGGGTCAGAACGGCAGCGATCTCAACAACTGGCCCTTGATCGAAGAGATCCTGACCCTGCGACGGCAACAGGCTGAGCGTCTGGGATTTGCCAACTGGGCGGAGCTCAGCATTGCCTCAAAAATGGCCGACTCTGAGCAGTCGGTCGAAGCGCTACTGGAGGACCTGCGCAGCGCGGCCTATCCGATCGCGCAACGGGAATTACAGGCCCTGGCCGCCTGCGCCCAAGCCCATGGGGCTTCTGAGGCAGCGGAGCTCCAGGCCTGGGACATCAGTTACTGGTCTGAGATTCTTCGCCAGGAGAGTTTCGAGCTCGACAGCGAAGCCCTTCGCCCCTGGTTCCCTCTACCCCAGGTCCTCGATGGGCTCTTTGCCCTGAGCGAACGGCTGTTCGGGATCAGTATCGAAGCGGCCGATGGGGACGCGCCGATCTGGCATCCGGATGTGCGTTTCTTCCGAATCCTGGAGCAGGGCGAGGCCATCGCCGGGTTCTACCTCGATCCCTACAGCCGTCCCGGGACAAAGCGTGGCGGAGCCTGGATGGATGAATGCCTTGTGCGCTCCAAGCGCGATGACGGCAGCTCGGTCCTGCCGGTGGCCTACCTGATCTGCAACCAGAGTGCACCAGTCGGGGACACACCGAGCCTGATGACCTTTGACGAGGTCGAAACCCTCTTCCACGAATTCGGGCATGGCCTCCAGCACATGCTCACCAGCGTGGAGCACCCTCAAGCCGCCGGCATCAATGGTGTCGAGTGGGACGCCGTTGAGCTGCCCAGCCAGTTCATGGAGAACTGGTGCTACGACCGCGCCACCTTGATGGGGATGGCCCGGCACTGGAAGACCGGTGAACCCCTACCGGAGGCTGAGTACACCAAGTTGCTGTCCGCGCGAACCTTCATGGGGGGTTCGGCGACCCTGCGGCAGGTGCACTTTGCCCTGGTGGACTTGCGCTTGCACAGCCAATGGCAACCTCACTCCGGCGTGAGTCCAGAGGCTCTCAGGCGAGAGATTGCCACCACCACATCCGTGTTAACCCCCATCGACGAGGACGCCTTCCTCTGCGCCTTCGGTCACATTTTTGCGGGGGGCTATGCAGCCGGGTACTACTCCTACAAGTGGGCGGAGGTCTTGAGTGCCGACGCCTTTGGCGCCTTTGAAGAGGTTGGACTGGAGAACGAGGAGCAAATTCGCGAAACGGGTCGCCGCTTCCGAAACACGGTCCTCAGCCTGGGGGGAAGCCTCGATCCCAAACAGGTGTTTGAGTGCTTCCGTGGTCGTCAACCCAGAAGCGATGCCCTGATCCGTCACTCCGGCCTGGTAGCCGTCTAG
- a CDS encoding NAD(P)H-quinone oxidoreductase subunit 4 gives MDANLPLMAASAALPGSAFGDSALADGILAAAPTTFPWLSLIALLPVAIAPLVMLLPGDGTDPKLPRTVALITLLADLGLMLYVYSQHYDGSIAGLQLVERFAWVPSLGLEWSLATDGLSAPLVVLSGLVTLLSVAASWNIQKKTRLYFALLLVQASAQALVFLSQDFLLFFLAWELELVPVYLLIAIWGGQQRQYAATKFILYTATASLLILLSGLALALNGPFTLNLSELIARSPGGVFGLLCYLGFLVGFGVKLPMFPLHTWLPDAHGEANAPVSMLLAGVLLKMGGYALLRFNVQMLPEAHVQLAPALIVLGIVNIVYGALNAFAQDNVKRRIACSSVSHMGFVLLGIGAIDSLGMSGAMLQMISHGLIAAAMFFVTGVFYERTKTLSIPNMGGLAKVLPITFAFFVASSLASLALPGMSGFVSEITVFLGVTSNDSFTVGFRVIAVVLAAIGVVLTPIYLLSLCRRVFFGPRIPALAVLGDMKPRELMIGLTLLVPTLVIGFWPRLAIDLYEASTTALSNNLAQHAVVALRLPALG, from the coding sequence ATGGACGCCAACCTGCCCCTGATGGCCGCGTCCGCTGCGCTTCCAGGCTCAGCATTTGGTGACTCCGCCCTAGCCGATGGCATCCTGGCGGCGGCGCCCACCACGTTCCCTTGGCTGAGCCTGATCGCTCTGCTGCCAGTCGCGATCGCTCCGCTGGTGATGCTCCTCCCGGGAGATGGCACCGATCCCAAACTCCCTCGGACCGTTGCCCTGATCACGCTTTTGGCTGATCTGGGGCTGATGCTCTACGTCTACAGCCAGCATTACGACGGTTCGATCGCTGGGCTGCAGTTGGTTGAGCGTTTTGCCTGGGTCCCATCCCTCGGACTGGAGTGGTCCCTGGCCACCGATGGGCTCTCAGCACCGCTTGTGGTTCTTTCTGGACTGGTCACGTTGCTCTCGGTGGCAGCGAGTTGGAACATCCAGAAAAAGACGCGGCTCTACTTCGCTCTGCTTCTGGTCCAGGCATCAGCCCAAGCCTTGGTGTTCCTCTCCCAAGACTTCCTGCTCTTCTTCTTGGCCTGGGAGCTGGAGCTGGTTCCGGTCTACCTCCTCATTGCCATCTGGGGCGGCCAACAGCGTCAATACGCCGCCACGAAATTCATCCTCTACACCGCCACAGCGTCACTGCTGATTCTTCTCAGCGGCCTTGCCCTTGCCCTCAATGGCCCCTTCACCCTCAACCTGAGCGAACTCATCGCCCGCTCCCCCGGGGGTGTCTTCGGCCTGCTCTGTTATCTGGGCTTCCTGGTCGGCTTCGGTGTGAAGCTGCCGATGTTCCCGCTCCACACCTGGCTCCCCGATGCCCACGGTGAAGCCAATGCACCGGTTTCGATGCTTCTGGCGGGGGTGCTGCTGAAGATGGGGGGGTATGCCCTGCTGCGCTTCAACGTGCAGATGCTGCCTGAGGCACACGTGCAATTGGCTCCGGCTCTCATTGTCCTGGGCATCGTCAACATCGTCTATGGGGCCCTCAATGCCTTCGCACAGGACAACGTCAAACGACGGATCGCCTGCAGCTCCGTCAGTCACATGGGCTTTGTGCTCCTCGGCATCGGAGCAATCGACAGCCTTGGCATGAGCGGGGCGATGCTGCAGATGATCAGCCACGGGCTGATCGCCGCAGCGATGTTTTTCGTCACCGGTGTTTTCTACGAACGCACCAAGACCCTCTCGATCCCCAACATGGGTGGCCTGGCCAAGGTTCTGCCGATCACCTTTGCCTTCTTTGTCGCCAGCTCCCTGGCCTCCCTTGCCCTGCCGGGCATGAGCGGTTTCGTCAGTGAAATCACGGTGTTTCTCGGCGTCACCAGCAACGACAGCTTCACGGTCGGCTTCCGGGTGATCGCCGTTGTCCTGGCCGCCATCGGAGTGGTTCTTACCCCCATTTACCTGTTGAGCCTCTGCCGACGGGTGTTCTTTGGCCCACGGATCCCCGCACTGGCAGTGCTTGGCGACATGAAGCCCAGGGAATTAATGATTGGCCTGACCCTGCTGGTCCCGACCCTGGTCATTGGCTTCTGGCCCCGCTTGGCGATTGATCTCTACGAGGCGAGCACAACAGCCCTTTCCAACAACCTCGCGCAACACGCCGTGGTTGCCCTTCGGCTACCCGCCCTCGGCTGA
- the thrB gene encoding homoserine kinase, producing MARPRIGQGVVVDVPATTANLGPGFDCLGAALDLNNRFEMRCIEGSGERFELVIEGSEGSHLRGGPDNLIYRAAQRVWKEAGEEPIAVEARVRLAVPPARGLGSSATAIVAGLMGANALIGEKLSREKLLELAIDIEGHPDNVVPSLLGGLCLTARAASHRWRVVRCEWDPKVMVVVAIPAIRLSTSEARRVMPKAISIPDAVTNLGCLTLLLQGLRTGNGDLIADGMHDRIHEPYRWGLIQGGQEVRNAAMGAGAWGCVISGAGPSILALCPEESTVAVSKTMVRAWEGAGVASRSQVLQLHQGGSRWDHLPS from the coding sequence ATGGCCCGCCCCCGCATTGGACAGGGGGTTGTGGTGGATGTCCCCGCCACAACAGCCAACTTGGGTCCCGGTTTTGATTGCCTTGGAGCAGCCCTCGATCTGAATAACCGCTTCGAGATGCGCTGCATCGAAGGCAGTGGCGAGCGGTTTGAACTGGTGATTGAAGGCAGCGAGGGATCCCACCTTCGCGGAGGCCCCGACAACCTCATCTATCGCGCCGCTCAGCGGGTTTGGAAGGAGGCAGGTGAAGAACCGATTGCTGTCGAGGCACGGGTTCGCCTAGCGGTCCCCCCCGCCCGGGGACTCGGAAGCAGTGCCACTGCGATCGTGGCTGGATTGATGGGAGCCAACGCCCTGATCGGCGAGAAGCTCAGCCGCGAGAAGCTGCTTGAGCTCGCCATTGACATTGAGGGGCACCCCGACAACGTGGTTCCTTCTTTGCTGGGAGGCCTCTGCTTGACGGCGCGGGCAGCATCCCATCGCTGGAGGGTCGTGCGCTGTGAGTGGGACCCCAAGGTGATGGTGGTGGTCGCCATTCCTGCGATCCGCCTATCCACCAGCGAAGCCCGGCGGGTCATGCCGAAGGCCATCTCCATCCCGGATGCGGTCACCAACTTGGGTTGCCTGACCCTGCTGCTGCAGGGCCTGCGGACCGGAAACGGCGACCTCATCGCCGATGGCATGCACGACCGCATCCATGAGCCCTATCGCTGGGGCCTGATCCAAGGGGGCCAGGAGGTCCGCAATGCAGCCATGGGTGCAGGAGCCTGGGGCTGCGTCATCAGCGGCGCCGGGCCAAGCATCCTGGCGCTTTGCCCAGAGGAATCCACTGTGGCGGTCAGCAAAACGATGGTGCGGGCCTGGGAGGGTGCCGGCGTTGCCTCGCGCTCTCAAGTTCTGCAACTCCACCAGGGCGGGAGCCGCTGGGACCACCTGCCTTCCTAG
- the glk gene encoding glucokinase, with amino-acid sequence MTTLLAGDIGGTKTLLGLYSLEGTALIQRASQRYVSADWPDFSALVNHFLEGQAQTFARPQQACFAIAGPVRQGRVKLTNLPWLLEEERLARDCQLKAVELVNDFAVLIYGLPHLQPEQQTTLRDPSGGQPDPKAPIAILGAGTGLGVAVGIPTASGLQAMASEASHGEFAPCNEKQWQLKRWLMAELNLPRLSIERIVSGTGLGDVMRWHLATHPDGRNHALMGTADTELPAATAAAAGGGDPLARAALDLWLEAYGSCAGDLALQSLCYGGLWVGGGTAGKLLDELRSERFLRPFLNKGRLSPVVEQIPVHALVDGETGLFSAACRARHLNA; translated from the coding sequence ATGACCACGCTTCTAGCCGGCGATATCGGCGGCACCAAGACACTTCTCGGGCTGTACAGCCTCGAAGGAACGGCGCTGATCCAGCGCGCGAGCCAGCGCTACGTCTCCGCCGATTGGCCTGATTTCTCAGCCCTGGTCAACCACTTCCTCGAAGGCCAAGCCCAGACCTTCGCGCGCCCGCAGCAGGCCTGCTTTGCCATTGCTGGACCGGTCCGGCAGGGACGCGTCAAGCTCACCAACCTGCCCTGGCTCCTGGAGGAGGAACGACTAGCGCGGGACTGCCAGCTCAAGGCCGTCGAGCTGGTCAATGACTTTGCGGTCTTGATCTACGGGCTACCGCATCTGCAGCCCGAACAACAAACGACCCTGCGGGACCCTTCTGGCGGTCAGCCGGACCCGAAGGCTCCCATTGCCATCCTCGGTGCTGGGACTGGCCTCGGGGTCGCCGTGGGAATTCCAACGGCCAGCGGCTTGCAGGCCATGGCCAGCGAGGCCTCCCACGGCGAGTTCGCCCCCTGCAACGAAAAGCAGTGGCAACTCAAGCGCTGGCTGATGGCCGAGCTGAACCTCCCGCGCCTCTCGATCGAACGGATCGTCAGCGGCACAGGGTTGGGGGATGTGATGCGCTGGCACCTGGCGACCCATCCCGATGGGCGCAACCACGCCTTGATGGGCACCGCAGACACCGAGCTTCCAGCGGCCACAGCGGCGGCGGCGGGCGGCGGTGATCCCCTCGCCCGCGCGGCCTTGGATCTCTGGCTGGAGGCCTACGGCAGCTGTGCTGGGGATCTGGCTCTACAGAGCCTTTGCTATGGCGGTCTCTGGGTGGGAGGAGGAACAGCGGGCAAGTTGCTCGATGAACTGAGGTCAGAGCGGTTCCTCCGCCCCTTCCTCAACAAAGGACGTCTCAGCCCAGTGGTGGAACAAATCCCAGTCCATGCCTTGGTCGATGGAGAGACAGGGCTCTTCAGCGCCGCCTGCCGGGCCCGGCATCTGAACGCCTGA